CCACTCCCAATGTACAAAGCATTCAAAACGAAATCGGTGACCGCCACGGATTAAACGATAATAGGGTTAATGCATTGTTGAAagaattaaagaagaagaaatttctcTTAATTTTTGATGATGTGTGGTGCAAGTTAAAGCTGGAGGATATAGGAATCCCTCACCCCCGAACCCACAAAGGGAGCAAGATTCTTGTGACAAGCTGGAGTAAAGATACCTGCACTGATATGGGTGCTAGAAAAACCATAAAAATGCATCCCTTATCAGAAGCTGAATCATGGAACCTCTTTTTTGATGTAGCTGGTGAACATGTTGCTGCCGATGGTATAAAGTGTTTTGCCGAAAAAATTGTTGGAAGATGTAAGGGTCTCTCTCTCGCAATTGTCACTGTCGCCCGTGCAATGGCAAACCAAGTTGGGGTCGGGGAGTGGGCAAATGCAGTAAGGGAAATTGAGCAATCAGCCACAGAGATCCGAGGTATGAAGGAAGAAGTATTTGTTCCTTTAAAATTCAGTTTTGATAGATTGGAAAACGATATGCTGAGGAgtctatttctttattttgcttcttttcctGAAGACTATGACATAGGTGAAGATGAGATGTTAAATTTTTTGGTTGAAGAGGGATTAGTAGATAAATTAGGTAGTTTGACAGCTGCCAGGAATAAAGGTGAGGCTCTGATAAGAGGCTTGAAAATTGCTTGCATGTTGGAACGTGGAAGGCATGAAAATTGTGTGAAGATGCATGATGTGATACGAGAGCTTGCACTTTGGATTACATCTGCGAATTCCCAGTTTGATAGTAGCCCTCCCAAGTTCTTAACAAGAAGTGGTGAATCAGTTAAAGAGGCACCACGGGCTCTTGAGTGGCTGAATACAAGAAGGATTTCGTTCATGTATACTCAGATAGAGAAGTTTCCGGAGTTGGGAGAGAGGTGTCCAAATCTAATCAATTTGCTATTGAGGCAGACTGAGATCTGCATTGTTATTCCCCCAACAAATTTCTTGCAAAACATGGATCGTCTTACCATACTTGATCTTTCCCACAGTATATTGGAATCTCTACCAAATTCCTTGTCATGTTTGGTGAATCTTCGGGTGCTTAGGTTACAGGATTGTCACAGCTTGACATCATTGCCTGCACTGGGAATGCTCCGACAGCTccaagttttagatttgaattgGTGTATTGGATTAGACCAACAAATCCTTGGATCATCTGATCAATGCATGGGAGGTTTAAGTAATTTAAGATACTTGGATGTGGTACATTCCACAGTTTCTATTCCAGTGGGGCTAATATCTCGGTTGCATAGATTGGAGGAATTGAAAATGCTGGgagcaagaaaaataaaatggaggatgaacagtgatgatgatgatcaagatGGAAAAAGGGATGGGTATACCATTATTTTTCTTGATGTGGAAGAGTTGTCCTACATAACCAATTTAACATCTCTTTCCATTGGGTTCGAAGATATCATTATTTCTGATTGGTTCAAACCTTTGGCCAAAAAGATTAAGGAATTGGAGCTGAAACGTTGCATATTTGTAAAACAAGCAGCTCTAAAAGCTCTCAATCATGAATCCCAAAATCTACGGGACTTGAGAATCAAGGATTGCCAGGGTATGACATGCATGCGTATTGGTGATGTAATAACTGTATTAGAAAACTGTAAAGATTTGGAGGAGGTAGTGTTTGATAATGGATCAAACCGTAGCAAAGATTTGGAGGTAGATTTTAATGGGTATGAGTCCTACCACCGGATCAGGAGTTTAAAACTAAGAAGATTGCCGAGATTGAAAAGGATATGCTTTAGTCAACTAACTCATATATTAATAGATCGATGCAATAGTTTGAAGATTGTCTTCACCAAGGGAATGCTACgcttgttaaacaacttggaTAGACTTGCAGTTAGCAATTGTGAGAGAATAGAAGAAATAATTGAAGAGGCTGGCGAGGAGGAGGAGTACTTGGAAGGGAGGAATTCTTCCCCTTCTAATTCTAATAGAGTCATCACCATCTCACCCTTCCCAAGACTGTTGACTTTATATCTAGGAGACCTTCCAGCTCTACATCACGTGTGCAACAACCACATCTTGAATTGCCCCCTTATAGGATCCGTGACGGTGCTAAACTGTCCCAGGTTAAATAAGGATCTTATCAACATTCGAAACCTGAACGGTTTACTTGTCTTGGACGAGGAGAACAGCATTGGGGAACGTTGGTGGATTAAAGGCGATAAAGTAGTCACGGGAGAGGAAATCCAAGCGTAGTTCTCTGTGATTGTGAGTCTCACATGAGAGAAACAAATTCTGAATGGATCCCACACATCTTTGATTCATTCCCCCTACTCTCTTCTGTGCTCTCACTTCACTCCATCCATCTCTCTGTTCTTTACTCCTTTCatttctcccctctcccctctcccctctcacCTCTCCCCCCTTTGTATTGGGTGATttcggggttttttttttcctctcaatttTTTGTGTCTATCTCGTGCTTCTCTATAATTGTTAAGTTAAAAGATTTGCACATCACCAGttgaatttgaaattgcatGCAGACGAAAGAGGATTCGGCTCATCTCCAATTAATTGAACATATacatatttttcaatatcgaTACTTGTCATGATGGGTGATTTTCCTTCTCAACTTTATTTATTGTGCATAtatcttttgattattttattttgagttgATTAGTTCTCTTTCCAATTACTAATGGTGGAGGCAAGGTTGTTCTGTGTCATGTAACTTTCTTTATCCATATTTTAATTAATACCCAAAGCAATTGGATATTAGTTAAAATAAAGAAACGTTTTTGTGAATACTTTTTGGAATTCCATGGCTTAAATATTCGATAGGAtatctttaaaatacaaaaggGCCTACATTTTCCTATAATGATATCTCTGCTTGTCATTACTAGACTGTCTTTATGGCATGTAAGGAGAACATCAGCCATTTGAGCTGCTCAATTAATCTCTTGCTCCCTCTCTTCCCATGAACACATGGCAAATTTATTACCTAATCAGAAGAATTGTAATAAGAAATCAGATCAATATGATAACTGAACAAAATGGGTAGGAATCAAAAGTTTGGAAAAATTCAGCAAAATCCTTCACTTAAAAAGGGGCTTTGGTTGAATCCATCTATAAAGTTGAACTCTATGATATGCTGTATCTATGCACACCGTTCATAGATTTGTGATGGTCTGaacttcacccaaaaaagaatatGAATGGTAGAAGTTTTAAAAACTTTTGGCAGTATTGGGTTGATCCAGAACCTCCAGTCAGAGAACCTGTGCGctagagaggatccaaatcttACAAATACCAATACTGATTGGCCGAAAAGTGGTTTAATTCATTCTAAGGTTATTTTCTTGCCAGATCGTTGGGTTTTCAGATCTGTTGGTGgatcaattctagggttttctattatttgtttcaGTCATTTCTGATCAATTTGGATTGATCTCCATTCTGGGTTGAACCTACTGTTACCAATTGAGATGACCCAACTAGAAAGtcaattttggttcaattttgcaAGTTATGCACCTGTACCAATTAAAACCCAGGTTAGGTGGGCTCGATCCATATCGAAATTTGATTGTATCGATATAGGCCAACATTGATATACTGATACCTGAAGGATACTACACCGACATTACGACATGGACTGAAGGAAACAATACAGATGGATACAACTGATACAAAATCCGATATGATGAGCTAAAACGATCACCGGCTCAGTAGACCATTCATCCCTTTGTTAAGCGGAGAATCTTTAGTAGGACTGTAGAAATAAAGGGCGGTGGCATTACATTGTGGCCACCACTTGATCTACTTCAACTCATGGGAGTAAGGTTTTAAGATTCGGGAACAATCATAGATCGGTCAAAGTTGATATTGTTCTAAAATCAATCTAtatggcaaccatctcctcttggttacttactatggtgttgagagcaccttgtagggaccccttgagctcccccatctggccatcaagctcctccctgagctccacatggcctttgagctcctccccactttacTCCGCAACATtgaggcaccactttgcctcggccaatacttgctcccctcgagctaagcgaggccccatagcaaAGCAAAAGTTGATGGacttgccttcgctccttctttgcttacttgtgtagatgttggtctctattccacagttttaacTCGCCTGTCtcctatcccacaagcttggctcccttgCAACCGAaactctgataccacaactgtcacggccttagacctttctaagagaccgtgTCAGCTCTTAGCACTctcactagcactaagtcagcctaaccaccctccttaagggacttgggaagagaagaagtgaacacaatagtgagtttgagaagaatgaacttaggcttcccattgatgtgcacttttgcacacatcaaccccttttgagagttaagggccttgacctCTATCTTGGCTCTGGTGGCACCACGCTGCATTGGGGAtcccatgcaaggtggctcttcctcttggccctcttcctccaatagggcactGAGAGTTTTCCTCCTGGggtaatccctaaaccaatgtagctcatcacataggaatcacttgtctctaggcttgaattGATTCCTCtcatcacgcttgtgccttagtgcctctcctttagacatgtcatgagaggtagtagcttccctcgccgttgtcctcctactcttcccatacttcttctccaatatgaACTTCCACATTATCCAGCCCCTTTGcatactttattattattttttttcaatcaaattttattatgattttatccTTAAACCATACATATGTATCAGGGTTAAAAAGATCTGTATTGATGATCGGTCATCAAAATCGATACTAACCAATTAGATCCGAATTTAATTTTTTCACTGCATTCTATTTTCGGTAGTAATAACATTTTACCTCATCCCCTTGGGATAAAATTTTAGTAATTAGGACCCTTAGATGAAGCGTGTCGATTCCAATATTCAAGGCTGAAACGTTAATTCATACTTATTTCCTGTTTTATCCTTTATTAGGTAAAATAGTAATTAAACCCCATCTCCCAATATTCTTCCTAATATTCCTCTCGTCTTCTTAATTTGTTCACTATTAGGTCTGGCCTTTCTCGAAAATCCAAATTTGGAAAGACAATTAATTTTCGAGTCAGCATGGTGAGCCAACTctcgaaaaagaaaaacaattggATAGATAGATTATGGATAGAGGTTGAGTTGAGCACTTTGTAATCACCACGTgtgaaattctctctctctctctctctctccatgtatATATAGTTAATTAATGCTGATCCCTCCGCCGCGTCCCCTTGCGAGGAAGAATATGTTGAGACATGttttaaaattagaaactaaatccgTAGAATACATGAATCTAACAAGTTGAAAAAACTCAATACAGAAGTTGAGATCTTACTTAAATATAGAAGTTTTATTAATTTGAAAGGTTATGCCGAAGTGGATCTGAAGTCCTCACAGATACCCAGCAATACTGTCAAAATGGAAACCAAAACGGTATTAGTAGCAGTAGCTAATTGGCATGGCGTGGCTTTCCttaattaatttcttgttttcgaGCTTTATGATGACTTAAGCTCCAAGACAACCTCGATCCTATCCTCTATATAAAGGTGGCTTTGTCTAATACTTCCCGTTCATAAACCTGAAGAACTGATCGATCTTCTTTAATTAACCAGCACCAATATtcaatttcttcttattcttctaatcttttcttcaattctgttCTTCCGTCTCCTTCTCGTCTTCtttttgcttctctctctctctttctatctaCAAGGCCATAGTAGTCAGTCATGGATATGTATATCACAGAAGAGTATATTATTAGCcggagaagagaggaaaaggcCGCAACCGATGCACGGAGAAGATCAGAGATGATATCACCACTTTCTGGGACGActtcagagaaagagaaagccAAATccctatcatcatcatcatcttcctcctcaTTTAAGATTGAGCAGTTTTTGGTCTCGGCAAGTGGTTTGAGGAGCGAGGATATCGTTCTTTGCTGTATCACTCCATGAAAagtgagaaaagtaaaaacaaagaTTAACCCATTCCACAGTTTCACTTTAATCTGACATATATagttatttaaaattttctctaaTATTGTGTCTTgcttatttcaatttcaattgcAGTCTGAACTCTGAAGCCGCCATGTACAGATATCAAATCACAAGACATAAATCTCAGTTACAACCCTTCTGCCTCAATGCATATGGAACGTTCTTGATGATTAGATCATCAATGCACCTAGCTGCTTAAGATTCTCCCACCTAGCGTTCTTCGTGCTGGGATCATCAATTCACCTACCTTGATCTTTTTTTGAGTGGTAGAAGGTGTAGGCGTAGTTCTTCTCAAACGCAATGAAAATCTTTATCCCAGTATTAGTTGATGATCTGTATGTATTCAGTTTGAACAAggagttctagttcttcttcgtTTTTTGGTGTGATAGATGGTGTAGTTCTTCTTAGAGATGTAATGAAAATAgttattcctctctctctctctctctagatctctCCCAATCTGTGCGAGTCGTCCTCCATTGTTTCAACAAAATTACATGTGAAAAGCCAAGATCatcttatcccaaaaaaaaaaaccaaaaaaaaaaaaaaaaa
This Macadamia integrifolia cultivar HAES 741 chromosome 10, SCU_Mint_v3, whole genome shotgun sequence DNA region includes the following protein-coding sequences:
- the LOC122092366 gene encoding disease resistance protein RPS5-like, whose translation is MAAASSSSSSTFQWNVFLSFRGKDTRNNFTSHLYAALDKEGIKTFKDDEKLKKGELISDALKKAIKKSRFSIIIFSRNYANSRWCLEELAWIMERWEKHGQKVFPVFLSGVNPLDVENQKGGFGEPFDEHEKHFSREMVERWRSALRVAAQLSGWSFKDFGNEDKLIKMIVKDISGALSGAPSPKPVIEIPTEPIIENQPSTQRKLQQMLDCIHDPDPRFGIIGVYGMGGVGKTTLAREVNNHFEKDMARGLKIPFEIVIMVTVSATPNVQSIQNEIGDRHGLNDNRVNALLKELKKKKFLLIFDDVWCKLKLEDIGIPHPRTHKGSKILVTSWSKDTCTDMGARKTIKMHPLSEAESWNLFFDVAGEHVAADGIKCFAEKIVGRCKGLSLAIVTVARAMANQVGVGEWANAVREIEQSATEIRGMKEEVFVPLKFSFDRLENDMLRSLFLYFASFPEDYDIGEDEMLNFLVEEGLVDKLGSLTAARNKGEALIRGLKIACMLERGRHENCVKMHDVIRELALWITSANSQFDSSPPKFLTRSGESVKEAPRALEWLNTRRISFMYTQIEKFPELGERCPNLINLLLRQTEICIVIPPTNFLQNMDRLTILDLSHSILESLPNSLSCLVNLRVLRLQDCHSLTSLPALGMLRQLQVLDLNWCIGLDQQILGSSDQCMGGLSNLRYLDVVHSTVSIPVGLISRLHRLEELKMLGARKIKWRMNSDDDDQDGKRDGYTIIFLDVEELSYITNLTSLSIGFEDIIISDWFKPLAKKIKELELKRCIFVKQAALKALNHESQNLRDLRIKDCQGMTCMRIGDVITVLENCKDLEEVVFDNGSNRSKDLEVDFNGYESYHRIRSLKLRRLPRLKRICFSQLTHILIDRCNSLKIVFTKGMLRLLNNLDRLAVSNCERIEEIIEEAGEEEEYLEGRNSSPSNSNRVITISPFPRLLTLYLGDLPALHHVCNNHILNCPLIGSVTVLNCPRLNKDLINIRNLNGLLVLDEENSIGERWWIKGDKVVTGEEIQA